In one window of Littorina saxatilis isolate snail1 linkage group LG11, US_GU_Lsax_2.0, whole genome shotgun sequence DNA:
- the LOC138980197 gene encoding uncharacterized protein — MATADVETGRIPDVIQTGRRSQRDPRTTRHPSIKTYENTQDSPRAAMEQHRRSRGERVKAYSQRRQFGSSRRASESALFPPIRVASTRQPPSASSPTHDANVTSSPTSAVSYPLNTMTSVLVTPAADRDGLSPLTRKPDAASKLSAGESSDTSRLSPLATSDSIRLKVERRVLKSVSDVINDVSKTPPVNPPEGDVPGPTPKPAAAAPKPHISRRVSMQSLPKQTSGEEPFSIRRKIEQFRKWHDEQYLEKLKKLRMEPERDRRVANHPELSTPAAKQSSVEIIDFAKILEENMKNSGKSSDKKQTREKTNSNGNFSKPTSKLVASTTDKQFSFGSHLKKSRSKRCKSGGTWRTWRDVNDSYAYDNVTKYIEENELMPPDRVDWIQSWLKDVETALDLAEATDENGNSKPTAEKDQSHVNEEVFM, encoded by the exons ATGGCCACAGCTGACGTAGAAACGGGCCGGATTCCTGACGTCATACAGACGGGAAGAAGGTCTCAACGGGATCCCCGAACAACGAGGCATCCGTCTATCAAAACTTATGAGAATACACAAGACTCTCCCAG GGCTGCCATGGAACAGCACAGGCGAAGCCGCGGTGAACGGGTTAAAGCCTACAGTCAACGCAGGCAGTTCGGATCCTCGCGAAGGGCTAGCGAGTCGGCCCTTTTCCCTCCCATCCGGGTAGCGTCCACGCGTCAGCCCCCCTCTGCGTCATCACCGACCCATGACGCCAACGTGACGTCATCACCTACCAGCGCCGTCTCCTATCCGCTCAACACCATGACGTCAGTGCTGGTCACGCCGGCCGCCGACCGTGACGGACTGAGTCCGCTGACCCGCAAGCCGGACGCCGCGTCAAAACTGTCCGCAGGGGAGAGCTCGGACACCTCTCGCCTGTCCCCTCTGGCCACGTCCGACAGCATCCGACTCAAGGTGGAGCGCCGCGTACTCAAGTCCGTCAGTGACGTAATCAATGACGTCAGCAAGACTCCTCCGGTCAACCCGCCGGAAGGTGACGTCCCCGGTCCAACACCGAAGCCAGCCGCCGCCGCGCCCAAACCGCACATCAGTCGCCGGGTCAGCATGCAATCCCTGCCGAAGCAGACGAGCGGGGAAGAGCCGTTCTCTATACGCAGGAAGATCGAGCAGTTCCGGAAATGGCACGACGAACAGTACCTGGAGAAGCTAAAGAAACTCAGGATGGAgccggagagagacagacgggtGGCCAACCACCCGGAACTTTCCACCCCTGCTGCTAAGCAATCGTCAGTAGAAATCATTGACTTTGCCAAGATCCTAGAGGAGAACATGAAAAACTCGGGCAAAAGTTCTGACAAGAAACAGACACGAGAGAAGACGAATTCCAATGGCAATTTTTCAAAGCCGACATCTAAACTCGTCGCGTCCACAACAGACAAACAGTTCTCCTTTGGGAGTCACCTCAAGAAAAGTAGGTCAAAGCGGTGTAAGTCAGGTGGCACGTGGCGCACGTGGCGTGACGTCAACGATTCCTACGCTTACGACAACGTGACGAAGTACATCGAGGAGAACGAACTGATGCCGCCTGATAGGGTGGACTGGATCCAGTCCTGGCTGAAAGACGTGGAGACAGCGTTAGATCTAGCTGAAGCAACTGACGAAAACGGCAACAGCAAACCAACGGCTGAGAAAGACCAGAGTCATGTCAATGAAGAAGTATTCATGTGA